Genomic DNA from Vibrio vulnificus CMCP6:
TGGTTTCTCGAATCACTTTTGGACAGGCGTCGGCATCAACCCATATCTTCATTGGTTTTTCTCTTTTAGTTGTGCTTCTAATGCATCGATACGAGCTGCCAGCTTCAGGACGGTCGCTTCGAGTTGGGCAATGCGTTCCGCATCTTGATTGGTTTGACTTGCCACTTCGATCTTCGGTACGCGCTGGGCGCTCTTCCAGCTTTTGATCGCGGCAATGATCGCAGGCATGGGGACCGATGTTTTTAATCGTGCCTTCACGAGCGCGACAGACGGCTCTTTTCCTTGCTGCTGAAGCTGTTCAAGCACCGCTTCCAGCTCTTTGGTGACATCTTGAGTTAACATTTTTTCTTCCTGATAACGATATGTTTATCATGATACGTGGCACTAAGGTTTTTGGCGAATAGCAATTTCGGTAATTGCGTGTGAGAGATCTCTTACACAGCTTGTGCGAGAAAGCTAATTTATCGTAAGAGGAATGGTTATCAAAAGAACCTAACCTAATGATTAATAAGGAATGTTAATGCGATGTAATGGTTTGCATAAGCGTTTTTCTTTGCCGGTGGATTGCTCCGTTCAAGAAAAAGAGTAAATTAAACCCTGTCGGAAGGATGCTGACACGGAACAGGAAACGCCAAGGATTTGGTTATCGTCAGGAAGACGATTTGGTTGCTCAGGATGAGGAATCAAGCAAGGAGCGAAGGACATTGTAGGAAGCAATCACTAATAGGATGTTGGTGACGAAGGAACGACAATGGACACCTCGAGGATGGAGGTCAGGACAGTATCAGGACGATACCAGGGACACCGCTCAAGGAACAAGTGATGTGCGCTAACGGGGATAGTTAGCTGTCAGGAAGATTAGGACACCGCTAGGACGGCGAAGTAAGGAATAGCTGAAGGATTCAGCCACTATTATGGATGATGCAGGGAGCATTATTAGTAGCCGGACTGCTGCGAGTAAGACTATAGCCCCGATACGAAAGTGTCGGGGCTTTTCTTATCGTCATCTCTTCACACTCTCTACCGTCAGATCGATATAAGTATTTTATAAACAACGTTAAAAAACAATCTGGATCAATAACTCTTTGTTCAAGTTGGTTTAATTTTTCGGCTTCTCAATTGGGCGTAACGGATTTGCAACGCGCTAAATCGGTACCGCCATATCAAGGATAGAATGTGACCATAGTAACTCGAAGGACATTACTCCTTCCTTACAATGAATCATTAAAGCTCGAATTCGTGATGCTAAATTGCTGCGCGAAGAATCGTGCGCAGCTCAATGGTCCATACACGGTTGCCAATGCCAAGCTTCTGTTTGATAAAGTATTGAATGATAAAACGATCCATGCCAGAGCTGTATTGGATAACTACAATCGCGAATACATGGGGCATGTCTATATCGCGCATTTAGATAGTCAACCTGAACTGGAGTTCATGTTTGATAAATCGTACTGGGGGAAAGGGATCGCCAGCGAAACATTGAAGGCGTTTGTGCCCAAAGCGATGCATGAATTGCAGTTGGAGAGCTTAACGGCACACATCAAACCTCAGAACATCGCTGCAATCAAAGTACTCACCAAGCTGGGCTTTTATGATGTTTCCCAGCTTAGTCAGTGCAATGCGCTCGTGACAATGCGTTTTACATCCGATGAGGTGGCAGGAAAAAGTTCAGCGGCCTGAATCCTGTCATCATCAGTTGCCCTTGATAGCAGTCGTCACCGAGCGCTGAAAACTCAAATAAATAAACAGTATGCCAACGCCAGCTTCCCTCTGGCGTTTTTAATTTGTGCCCGCCAAACGCAACACTAATGAGTTGTAACTCCAGTTGGTCGCATTTGCGTGCTATCGCAGCCTTGGCCAGTTCCGATTGGCGACGTTGTTGCCAAAAGAGAAAACAGAAGAAACACAATCCTAAGATGGCAAACAAATCACCGACCATGGTTTATCCTTTTGTAGCCTGTTGTAGATTTAAAAGTGCATTGGCCAGCTCTGGTGATGGGCTGGAGTGCAGCAGAGGCAATAGCACCATTCTGAGCTGTGGAAGCATCACTAAGTCGGCAAACAGCTGGTTGAACAGGTTTTGATTACCCGTTTGTGCCAAACGAACCAAAAAGAGCTGTGCGACCTCCGTTTCAGCCAACCAATGCCAAGCGCGACCGGCAATACCAATCAACACTTCCTGATGGCTCAATCTAGGACTGGCGAGCAGTGTGTTCAGCAGGGGTTTCACTTGTGCTTGCTCTGCGCCTGACAGCGCACGAATCAGCGCAGAGAGCAAAAACAGATCAGGGTGTGGCTTGGCGATTTCACCTTCAGTGAGCTCGATTAAGCGGGCTGTTAGCTTTTCAGGCAAGGTGACATGCTCTAACGCACCAAGCAGAGCATACAATGGGGTTGAAGGAAGGTGCGCCAGTGCCTTGCGTATTAGCACGCCATTTTGCTCTTGATCCAATCGAGCACAGATGTCGGTAATGCCCTGCAAGCCAACGGTTTGCCAGTTTTCCCAACCCAATTTCCCTTGGAAATAGATTTGGGCGTGTTCGTAGTATTGGCTGGTCGGTAACTGCAATTGCGCGCGCACCAAGCTATGAAATACCGCCATTTTGTCTTCAGAAGGCTTAAACGTATAAGGATTGTTCGCCAACTTCTGTTGCTGTTCTTCACTCATTTCTTGCGATAAACGCGTTCCCATCGCTTCTACGACAAATTTAATGAAGTTGCCGATGTCTGCTTGCTTCAATAGACCACGCTCGTCGAGTTCAAATTTCAAAAACCAAATCCATGGTTGCTTTTGCTCATTCCAATACACAATCGCCAAATTGGCTTTCCGTTGCAGAGGGTAAGGATAAGGCGCTGAGCCTTTTTCTATCTCGGCAAATTGCGTTTGGCTGATTGGATTGATACGGCGGCCCAAATCATAAATGGCGTATTGGCAGTCGCTGGCGGTAAGGAGTTGACTGAGAGTGTGTATGGTATCCATGAAGCATGTTGTCCTAACTTTATTTCTTCAATAAATGGTATCATTCGCGGCTAATTCAAGGTTCGGAATGTAAAGATTAATGACAAACACCTCAACTTTGACGGGATTATTGCGACAACTTGAGCTGGAGCTGAAACGTTTAGGCTGGTGGGATGAAATACCCCCAGAGCCTGCATTGTTGCAAAGCGAAATGCCTTTTGCGGTCGACACGTTAGCGCCGCAACAATGGTTGCAGTGGATCTTCATCGCTCGCATACAGCAGATGATGGCACAAGGGGCGTCACTGCCTAAGGGGTTTCTGCTCACCCCTTATTTTGAAGAAGCTTGGAAAGAACAGCGTGATACACAAACGTTGTTGAGTATTTTGCGTACGATTGATGAGGTAAGCCAGTAATGCTGGAGATTGTGTATCAGGATGAATATTTTGTGGCCGTGAATAAACCGGCGGGCATGCTTGTGCATCGCAGTTGGTTGGATAAACATGAAACGCAGTTTGTAATGCAGACATTGCGTGATCAAATTGGTCAGCATGTTTTTCCGCTTCATCGCCTGGATCGTCCAACCTCCGGGGTGTTGGTTTTTGCACTGTCCTCTGAAGTCGCATCTCAGGTTATGCCCATGTTTGCCGGACAGGAGATGAGCAAAACCTACCATGCGATTGTGCGTGGCTGGATAGAGGAAGAAGGGGAGCTAGACTACGCGTTGAAGGTTGAACTGGATAAGATTGCGGACAAGTTTGCTTCGCAAGAGAAGGAAGCGCAAGACGCGATTACGCTCTACAAACCGCTTGCTAAAGTGGAAGTACCTTATTCAACGAGCAAGTTCCCAACGACCCGCTATGGGTTAATGGAGCTCAAGCCGAAAACCGGTCGTAAGCATCAACTTCGTCGCCATATGGCGCATCTTCGTCATCCGATCGTGGGGGATACCACCCATGGTGATGGCAAACACAACAAGCTGTTCCGTGAAGAGTTTGACGCGCCGAGATTGCTGCTGCACGCCTCTGAACTCAGATTTGTCCATCCGTATACACAGCAAGAAGTGGTGATTCGAGCAGAGGTTGATAAAGTTTGGCAACAGTTGTTTGAACGTTTTGAGTGGCCGAGCACTTTGCTTACCGCAAGTCACTAATGCACTCATACTAGGGTGATCACAGTAAAAAGGGTTGATGTCATATCAACCCTTTGCCATTTAGGCAGTTTTAAACCAATGAGAAGAGCTTCGCTTATTTGAGTTTTTCGAGATCCGCTTCAATTTCGGCAATTTTGCTCGCCACCACTTTCTCGAGATGCTTCAGATCGGTGAGGATCTTTTGTTTGATATCCACATCTTCTTGTTTGGGTGGCTTGGTAATTTTATTTAGCTCATCAATGACTAAAGTGAGGTTGCGATTAATTTCCGTGACTTCTTTATATTGATGACTACCGCTATCAACCAAGACATTTTTGACTTGTCGTGGATACTTGAATTTCACGCTTTTGGCAAAAAACTCGCCTTTTTGCTTGTGGAAATAGATTTTTAATACGTCTTTGTGCGCTTCCTGACGTAGTGAATAGCGTTCAATCTGGCTAGGATCATGAATACCCAGTCCAGTGAGGTGTGGATACATAAGCGACCTCTATTTAGGTATGACTGTTAAGATTCAATGTAGCAGTCAAATCATGTGGTAGATAGCTGATAATCCGACCAATTGACTAAGTTGTGCACGAGATCGCGCTCGGTATCCTTGGTGAAAAAATCCCTCAGCAGAGCATGCTGAGGGATTTATCAAAAGCAGAATTTTATGATGAGGTTAAGGGGCGAGTTCGGCGATGTTGTGAATCAGTTTTTCACGTAACTGAAGTTCTTGCTCTTCACTGAGTCGTCCGCCATTCTCACTAGTAAGAATAAATAAGTCTTCCGCTCGCTCACCTATGGTGGTGATTTTTGCCCCATGTAAGTTAAATCCCATATCAGCGAAGGTCGCGCCTGTAATCGCAAGTAGCCCCGGTGTATCGAGCGCCACCAGTTCCATCAAGGTGCGTTTTTTACTCTTCGTGGGTAGGAAATCCACTTTGGTTTTCACTTTGAAATGTTGCAACTTATAAGGCGTACGACGGGTTTTAACTTTGGTGGGACGACCATCAGCTAGCACGTGCATCAGATGTTTGATGACCGCTTTGTGATTGTCGACGTCGATCGCTTGGCCGTGTTGGTCAAGTACCATAAAGGTATCCAGTACGTAACCGTCTTTGCTGCTCATGATCTGTGCGTCGTGCACGTTAAAATTACGACGGTCTAGCTCTGCCACCACGGTGGCAAAGAGCGCATGTTGGTCTTTGGTATAAACAAACACTTCTGTACCGCCACGAGTGGCCTTTTTACTCATCAGCACTAAAGGCTGCTCAGGGTTGTCCATACGCAGAATATGTTCGCAATGCCAGGCGATCTGTTTGTGAGTGTGACGGAGGAAATAATCCGCTTTGAAACGTTGCCACAATACTTCGATTTCACGCGCGGTAAAGCCTTCTTTGCGCAGCAAAGCCGATGCGAGTTGCTGGTTGTGACGAATGCGCTCACGCACGTCGACTGGATTTTCCAATCCACGTCGTAAGGCTCTTTGGGTGGAGTAAAACAGCTCCGCAAGCAAGGTCCGTTTCCAACTGTTCCAAAGCTCTGGGTTGGTTGCACAAATATCCGCAACGGTCAGGCAGACCAAGTATTCCAAACGTTCTTCATCGCGTACTTGTTTGGCGAACTCAGTGATCACCTCGGGGTCATAGATGTCTCGGCGCTGGGCCGTGACCGACATCAGCAGATGGTGTCGTACCAGCCAAGATACCAGCTTGGCTTCAGGCTTGGAAAGGCCGTGTTCGATACAGAAATCGTATGCTTCCTTTTCACCAATTTCTGAGTGATCGCCACCGCGCCCTTTGCCAATGTCATGGAAAATGGCGGCGAGGAGCAATAACTCTTTCTTTTGCAATCTAGGATAAACTTCGCAGCAGATGGGGTGTTTGTCGTGATTTTTCGCATAACTAAAGGTGTTAATGTGATTAAGCAGTCGCACACTGTGTTCATCCACGGTATAGACGTGGAAAAGGTCAAACTGCATCTGGCCGACAATTTGGCTCCATTGGGGAAGGTAGGCGGCTAAGACCCCAAGCTTATGCATTAAGCTAAAGGCTCGATGAAGCGCATTCGGGTGGCGAACCAGCTCCATAAATTTTTCACGCGCTTCCGGAATGGTATGAAGAAATTTGTTCAAACGGCGGCGAGCGGTGCGCAATTGGCGTAACGTTGGCGGGCTAACACTGTCAATGGTGGAATCGTTGGCGATGTGCAAAAACATATCAAGGATGGTTTCTGGACGTGCTTGAAACAACGCAGGTTTGCGCGCCTCGATTAAACGCCCTCGGCGTTGAAAATCTTCATTGATGATGACCGCTGGCTCGGTTTCTCCACCGTTAATGATGGCTTGGTCAAACAGCTTGAGCAGCATCTTATTGAGCTCCGCTACACGGCGAAGTGTGCGGTAGAACTCCTTCATCATCATTTCAATGCCGCGGTTCCCTTCACCTTTAAAGCCTAAATGTTCAGCGACTTGTATTTGATGGGCGAAGGTCAATCGATTGTCATAACGTTTTAGCTCGATGTGTAGCGCAAAACGCACTCGCCATAGAAAATCTTGGCATTCCACCAGTTCGCGATACTCGGCATCGGTCAGAAAACCATAGCGGCTCATCTCAAGCAGCGAAGTGGCACCAAAATGACGACGCGCTACCCAACTTAAGGTATGAATGTCGCGCAATCCACCCGGTGTCGATTTTATGTCGGGCTCCAAATTGTAAGTGGTATCGTGATAACGCGCATGGCGCTCACGCTGTTCTTGAATCTTGGCACGGTAGAAGGTCTCACTGGGCCAGAAGGAGTCAGAGAGCACCACTTTTTTCAAATCTTGGAAGGTGTTTTCACTGCCGCACAGCAATCGAGCTTCCTGCAGGTTAGTGGCGACGGTCAAATCTTCACGGCCTATTGCTGCGCACTCCTCGACCGTGCGGACAGCATGACCCACTTCTAAGCGCAAATCCCAAAGCAAAGTGATGAACTCGCTCAGCTTGGTCTCTAACTCACCGGGTAATTTGTGTTTAGAGAGCACCAGTATATCGATGTCGGATAGCGGGTGAAGCTCACCTCGACCATATCCTCCCACCGCGACTAAGGAAATATTATGAATTTCGCTAAACCCGTAGTAGCGCCAAAGACGGGTCAATAGCAGATCCATATATTCCGCGCGTGAGAGCACTAAGTCTGTCACCGGATGATGGTTAAGAAACGCTTGTTTCTGCGCATTGGCAAAAAGATCGAGCTGTGATTTGAGTTGGGCAACCGTCAGTTGTTCGTCATTGAAGGTGAGGGGAGATTGAAAAGCCATAGTTTGCTATCCGTGCAATCGTTATCTGCTAAAGAATGTAACAGAGTTGCGACTGATAAAAAATATCCCCGCGTAGGCGGGGATAGAAAAACGAAATGATCCGATGGGATTAGATATTCTTCATAAGGCGAGGAATGGATTCTTCACTGCGCAGAGTGAGCACTTCACAACCCTCTTTAGTGACGAGAATCGTGTGTTCCCACTGTGCTGAATTTTTACCGTCACCAGTGTAAACCGTCCAATCATCTTCAGCATCGACAGTACAACCGAATTTACCTGCATTGATCATCGGTTCGATAGTAAAACACATGCCTTCTTTTAACACGCGA
This window encodes:
- a CDS encoding YqcC family protein yields the protein MTNTSTLTGLLRQLELELKRLGWWDEIPPEPALLQSEMPFAVDTLAPQQWLQWIFIARIQQMMAQGASLPKGFLLTPYFEEAWKEQRDTQTLLSILRTIDEVSQ
- the glnD gene encoding bifunctional uridylyltransferase/uridylyl-removing protein GlnD, whose amino-acid sequence is MAFQSPLTFNDEQLTVAQLKSQLDLFANAQKQAFLNHHPVTDLVLSRAEYMDLLLTRLWRYYGFSEIHNISLVAVGGYGRGELHPLSDIDILVLSKHKLPGELETKLSEFITLLWDLRLEVGHAVRTVEECAAIGREDLTVATNLQEARLLCGSENTFQDLKKVVLSDSFWPSETFYRAKIQEQRERHARYHDTTYNLEPDIKSTPGGLRDIHTLSWVARRHFGATSLLEMSRYGFLTDAEYRELVECQDFLWRVRFALHIELKRYDNRLTFAHQIQVAEHLGFKGEGNRGIEMMMKEFYRTLRRVAELNKMLLKLFDQAIINGGETEPAVIINEDFQRRGRLIEARKPALFQARPETILDMFLHIANDSTIDSVSPPTLRQLRTARRRLNKFLHTIPEAREKFMELVRHPNALHRAFSLMHKLGVLAAYLPQWSQIVGQMQFDLFHVYTVDEHSVRLLNHINTFSYAKNHDKHPICCEVYPRLQKKELLLLAAIFHDIGKGRGGDHSEIGEKEAYDFCIEHGLSKPEAKLVSWLVRHHLLMSVTAQRRDIYDPEVITEFAKQVRDEERLEYLVCLTVADICATNPELWNSWKRTLLAELFYSTQRALRRGLENPVDVRERIRHNQQLASALLRKEGFTAREIEVLWQRFKADYFLRHTHKQIAWHCEHILRMDNPEQPLVLMSKKATRGGTEVFVYTKDQHALFATVVAELDRRNFNVHDAQIMSSKDGYVLDTFMVLDQHGQAIDVDNHKAVIKHLMHVLADGRPTKVKTRRTPYKLQHFKVKTKVDFLPTKSKKRTLMELVALDTPGLLAITGATFADMGFNLHGAKITTIGERAEDLFILTSENGGRLSEEQELQLREKLIHNIAELAP
- the truC gene encoding tRNA pseudouridine(65) synthase TruC, with amino-acid sequence MLEIVYQDEYFVAVNKPAGMLVHRSWLDKHETQFVMQTLRDQIGQHVFPLHRLDRPTSGVLVFALSSEVASQVMPMFAGQEMSKTYHAIVRGWIEEEGELDYALKVELDKIADKFASQEKEAQDAITLYKPLAKVEVPYSTSKFPTTRYGLMELKPKTGRKHQLRRHMAHLRHPIVGDTTHGDGKHNKLFREEFDAPRLLLHASELRFVHPYTQQEVVIRAEVDKVWQQLFERFEWPSTLLTASH
- a CDS encoding GNAT family N-acetyltransferase, encoding MTIVTRRTLLLPYNESLKLEFVMLNCCAKNRAQLNGPYTVANAKLLFDKVLNDKTIHARAVLDNYNREYMGHVYIAHLDSQPELEFMFDKSYWGKGIASETLKAFVPKAMHELQLESLTAHIKPQNIAAIKVLTKLGFYDVSQLSQCNALVTMRFTSDEVAGKSSAA
- a CDS encoding DUF3549 family protein; amino-acid sequence: MDTIHTLSQLLTASDCQYAIYDLGRRINPISQTQFAEIEKGSAPYPYPLQRKANLAIVYWNEQKQPWIWFLKFELDERGLLKQADIGNFIKFVVEAMGTRLSQEMSEEQQQKLANNPYTFKPSEDKMAVFHSLVRAQLQLPTSQYYEHAQIYFQGKLGWENWQTVGLQGITDICARLDQEQNGVLIRKALAHLPSTPLYALLGALEHVTLPEKLTARLIELTEGEIAKPHPDLFLLSALIRALSGAEQAQVKPLLNTLLASPRLSHQEVLIGIAGRAWHWLAETEVAQLFLVRLAQTGNQNLFNQLFADLVMLPQLRMVLLPLLHSSPSPELANALLNLQQATKG
- a CDS encoding DUF3301 domain-containing protein, with the protein product MVGDLFAILGLCFFCFLFWQQRRQSELAKAAIARKCDQLELQLISVAFGGHKLKTPEGSWRWHTVYLFEFSALGDDCYQGQLMMTGFRPLNFFLPPHRM
- a CDS encoding DUF3461 family protein, with protein sequence MYPHLTGLGIHDPSQIERYSLRQEAHKDVLKIYFHKQKGEFFAKSVKFKYPRQVKNVLVDSGSHQYKEVTEINRNLTLVIDELNKITKPPKQEDVDIKQKILTDLKHLEKVVASKIAEIEADLEKLK